The sequence CGGCGCCGTCGTGGTCGGCGGCGTACATGGCGTAGGCCGCCCAGATCTGGTGGAGGTTGGAGGTGCACGTCGTCACGCGGGCGCGCTCGCGCACCGGGCCCAGGGCCGCGAAGACGATCCCGGCCAGAACCGCGATGATGCCCACGCAGAGCATCACCTCGATGAGCGTGAAGGCACGGATCGCGCGCGCCGCGGGTACGGCGGGGCAAGGGGAGTCGAGCGCGCGGCGATGCGGCTGAGCGGGCGCGGCACGGGTCGCTGGTTCGGCGGCGCGCCGCGCTCCCGAGACGAGGCAAGCATCCGTGATCGGCGGGCGCCCGCGGGAAGGCGTGATCCGCCCAACCACCCCTCGCTCCATGGAATGCACTCCAGGCCGGACGGCGCCTGCTCAGGAGTACAGCCTGAACGTGTCGGGCTCAGGAGGCGCCGCGATGAGGAGCGCGGCCATCTCGAGAGCGCGTCGGGGATCGCACAGTATCGGCGTATCACGGTGATTGTACGGCGCCCCCCCCCACATGTCAAGTAGACATGTATACACCTCCATCTGTGAGCGGGCGCGACACGCGGGCGCGAACGCCGGTTGACAGCCGCCGCCCCGCCGACTATGATCGGCAGAGCACGCCTCCGTCACGAGGCGCGCCGCGAAAGGGAACGACCATGGCGGACCGTGTCGGCATCGGCGTGGTGGGCTGCGGCAGCGTCAGCCACCAGTACATGGCACTGGCGCGCACGCTGGAGAGCGAGGGACTCTGCGCAACCGTCGCCGCGTGCGACACCGACGAGGGCAAGCGCGAACTCGCCCGCGAGACCTGGGGCCTGCCCGTCTTCACCACGGACTACCGCGAGCTCGTGGTGCGAGCCGACGTCGACCTGGTGCTGGTGCTCACGCCGATGCGCGAGCACGCTCGGGTGGCCCGCGCCGCCCTCCTGGCCGGCAGGCACGCGCTGGTTGAGAAGCCGATGGCCTCCAGCCTGGCCGAGGCCGCCGGCCTGGTCGAGTTGGCTCGTACCGTGCCGGGACTCCTCATCTGCGCGCCGCACACCGTGGTCAGCCCCACGTTCCGCGCCATCGCCGAGCGCCTGGACGCAGGCGACATCGGGCGGGTGCTCACCGCCCGCGCGCGCTACGGCTGGGCCGGGCCGAGCTGGGGCAAGTGGTTCTATCAGCCGGGCGGCGGCGTGCTTTTCGACCTTGGCGTCTACAACCTGACCACGCTCACCGGCTGGCTCGGTCCCGCGCGGCGCGTGATGGCGATGACCGGCGTCGCCATCCCGGAGCGCACCGTGGACGGCGAGCGGATTCGCGTGGAGGCGGAGGACAACGCCCAGGTCCTGCTGGACCTCGGCGACTCCGTCTTCGCGTCGATCACCACCGGCTTCACGATGCAGAGCGCGCGCGGCCCGGCGATCGAGCTCTACGGCAGCCGCGGCGTCCTGCAGATGCTGGGCGACGACTGGGCGCCGCGCGGCTATGAGATGTGGCGCGGTGAGCAGAGCGGATGGGAGACGGTGGCTGAGACCGACCCGGGCTGGCCCTGGACCGCCGGCCTGCGCCACGCGCTCAAGTGCATCCGCGCCGGCGAGCCGCCCCGCATCACGCCCGAGCACGCCTATCACGTCCTCGAGATCATGCTGCGCGCGCAGGAATCCGGGCGCGACGGGCGAGCGCACGACCTGACGAGCCGGTTCGAGCTCCCTCGCTAAGCGCCTGAGCGGCGCGCGGCGGGTATCATAGGGACACACCGAAGCACGGGAGTGAGGAGCGTGAGCGAGTACCACGTCGCCATCGCGGGCGCGACGGGAGCGGTCGGCGCCGAGTTTCTGCGCCTGCTAGAGGAGCGCGAGTTCCCGTTGGCCTCGCTGCGGCTGCACGCCTCCGAGCGCTCGGCCGGGCGCGCCCTGCGGTTCCGCGGCCGCGACCACCTGGTTGAGCGGCTCGGCGAGGAGTCG comes from Chthonomonadales bacterium and encodes:
- a CDS encoding prepilin-type N-terminal cleavage/methylation domain-containing protein is translated as MERGVVGRITPSRGRPPITDACLVSGARRAAEPATRAAPAQPHRRALDSPCPAVPAARAIRAFTLIEVMLCVGIIAVLAGIVFAALGPVRERARVTTCTSNLHQIWAAYAMYAADHDGA
- a CDS encoding Gfo/Idh/MocA family oxidoreductase: MADRVGIGVVGCGSVSHQYMALARTLESEGLCATVAACDTDEGKRELARETWGLPVFTTDYRELVVRADVDLVLVLTPMREHARVARAALLAGRHALVEKPMASSLAEAAGLVELARTVPGLLICAPHTVVSPTFRAIAERLDAGDIGRVLTARARYGWAGPSWGKWFYQPGGGVLFDLGVYNLTTLTGWLGPARRVMAMTGVAIPERTVDGERIRVEAEDNAQVLLDLGDSVFASITTGFTMQSARGPAIELYGSRGVLQMLGDDWAPRGYEMWRGEQSGWETVAETDPGWPWTAGLRHALKCIRAGEPPRITPEHAYHVLEIMLRAQESGRDGRAHDLTSRFELPR